The following proteins are co-located in the Dietzia timorensis genome:
- a CDS encoding McrC family protein produces MIAAQTTVEFDEFDRKGRVVELTGAEAVALAGTGLLEVLPARTGRWRIIPNGHVGAVRIGTRSVSVLPHANLGLSDLFFLLDYAPSGAFQNTSIGASETDDLWTSMARSFIALAEPELARGLMRGYKRVDDALSTVRGRIRISDQIRRHPGMTIPLEVTYSEFTPDIPENQILHTALYRLQFLPGLPDALRRQLAQLEFRLADVQIFGHGQKLPEWTPSRINARFHDALVLAERILTSVWLDVDPLSESSTLAAFVTEMPDLFESYVADILSESMTAKGEELLRDPVVYLEDSSGGGASSRHSGSRARGTASGSAAAAAAAPASAPQQATSSPAVPDDDSLPRHSNGRESDLISVPTGLVYVRDGAPIATFAPAYPTTADGELDSHFRLLAACTALGVNHAFLVYPADRRGAAPRPRRIVHTDISIVEYPIDLAQGPEGARSALAELARMARNLKPTPANRGKSKRARQRKNT; encoded by the coding sequence ATGATCGCCGCCCAGACCACGGTGGAGTTCGACGAGTTCGACCGCAAGGGCCGAGTCGTCGAGCTCACCGGAGCCGAGGCCGTCGCCCTCGCCGGCACCGGCCTGCTCGAGGTCCTCCCCGCGCGCACCGGCCGCTGGCGCATCATCCCCAACGGCCACGTCGGCGCGGTGCGCATCGGCACCCGCTCGGTGTCGGTGCTGCCCCATGCCAACCTCGGGCTGTCCGATCTGTTCTTCCTGCTCGATTACGCGCCCTCGGGCGCATTCCAGAACACCTCGATCGGCGCCTCGGAGACCGACGATCTGTGGACGTCCATGGCCCGGTCCTTCATCGCGCTCGCCGAACCTGAGCTCGCCCGCGGGCTCATGCGCGGCTACAAGCGCGTCGACGACGCGCTGTCCACCGTGCGCGGCCGTATTCGCATTTCCGACCAGATCCGCCGCCACCCGGGGATGACGATCCCCCTCGAGGTCACCTACTCCGAGTTCACCCCGGACATCCCCGAGAACCAGATCCTGCACACGGCGCTATACCGGCTGCAGTTCCTGCCCGGCCTGCCCGATGCGCTGCGCCGCCAGCTCGCACAGCTCGAGTTTCGACTCGCGGACGTGCAGATCTTCGGCCACGGCCAGAAGCTGCCCGAGTGGACGCCTTCGCGCATCAATGCCCGCTTCCACGATGCCCTCGTCCTCGCCGAGCGCATCCTCACAAGCGTGTGGCTCGACGTCGACCCGCTGTCGGAGTCCTCCACGCTCGCCGCCTTCGTCACCGAGATGCCCGATCTCTTCGAGAGCTACGTCGCCGACATCCTTTCGGAAAGTATGACGGCGAAGGGCGAGGAACTCCTGCGGGACCCGGTCGTCTACCTCGAGGACAGCTCGGGCGGAGGCGCAAGCTCCCGACACTCCGGTTCCCGCGCCCGGGGGACCGCTTCCGGGAGTGCCGCCGCGGCGGCCGCAGCACCCGCGTCCGCGCCGCAGCAGGCCACGTCCTCCCCCGCTGTGCCGGACGACGATTCTTTGCCCCGCCACTCCAACGGCCGCGAGTCGGACCTCATCTCGGTGCCGACCGGCCTGGTGTACGTGCGCGACGGCGCGCCGATCGCCACGTTCGCCCCCGCATATCCGACCACCGCGGACGGCGAACTCGACTCGCATTTCCGACTCCTCGCTGCGTGTACGGCCCTCGGCGTCAACCACGCCTTTCTCGTCTACCCCGCCGATAGGCGCGGCGCGGCGCCGCGGCCGAGGCGCATCGTGCACACGGATATCTCGATCGTCGAGTATCCGATCGACCTGGCGCAGGGGCCCGAGGGCGCACGCTCCGCACTCGCGGAATTGGCG